In one window of Lampris incognitus isolate fLamInc1 chromosome 3, fLamInc1.hap2, whole genome shotgun sequence DNA:
- the LOC130110261 gene encoding proline and serine-rich protein 2, translating into MSRGQLTSDRVDMDVRLQASSQLRFSVNGGARRNSRPSEDEALLFLSREEQECILFFEETIDSLEESLVVEEEQRKQEAAPALASAPVAEVDGFPFLPSVVNPGPTASAPLPDRASTPKDQDIIDLVQPGPDLLQSKETAFDPIMPDFQSMAVTPDNHFEMRPRRDPADGLPSEYSPALPSSGYGSADGQPSYHPPGCIPTPVLIAQKLAENQGSAASGFCSSSSLRRRSLESDKPANYTPDHPAKHGPPTSVKPTCFPYNISVIHGSKEHHSQTLANVSIEERRAQMLANLMGTAHPFEQEVSYQAAPQKVRNIPTRSVSFRDPMPDKSRIEALSKLGLTRNRAMSGGTSLLISPGGATTPPATDMETGTKPAKTEVLDPNPDRKPETVQIHLANSPGDKPNQANPSLQGTAMHGSYHPPPFEGKQPVAPPPEVGSLDFNSYGGKTLVVNASASSKSEPLASGSSHSRNNNPPSPLSSPIDYNSYGGKTKVITSAHAPASRCDLPDILSSHIDKSRSFPPLAKPDTAVPFELNSYRGKTQTITPSASSAPALNSPAKTPKAPVPIPAPKPARQHASFSYPKAAAAAQLPSPEPRRRSTSKPSLFRSQGVTVQFSGKGATDESRREALRKLGLLKDTC; encoded by the exons ATGTCCAGAGGCCAGCTGACCTCTGACCGAGTCGACATGGACGTCCGTCTGCAGGCCAGTTCTCAGCTCCGCTTCAGCGTCAACGGAGGTGCCCGCAGAAACTCAAGGCCCAGT GAGGACGAGGCCCTGCTGTTCCTCAGCCGGGAGGAGCAGGAATGCATCCTGTTCTTCGAGGAAACCATCGACTCCCTAGAGGAGAgcctggtggtggaggaggagcagaggaagCAGGAGGCGGCGCCGGCCCTGGCGAGCGCCCCTGTCGCAGAGGTAGACGGATTCCCCTTCCTGCCCTCGGTGGTGAACCCTGGCCCCACCGCCTCGGCGCCACTCCCAGACAGGGCCTCCACTCCCAAAGACCAGGACATCATAGACCTGGTCCAACCAGGACCGGACCTGCTCCAGAGTAAGGAGACAGCCTTCGACCCCATTATGCCAG ATTTTCAGAGCATGGCGGTAACCCCCGACAACCACTTTGAGATGAGGCCGAGACGTGACCCCGCGGACGGCTTGCCTTCGGAGTACAGCCCTGCTTTACCAAGCAGCGGTTACGGCTCTGCAGACGGCCAGCCCTCCTACCACCCTCCGGGCTGCATCCCCACCCCCGTCCTCATTGCCCAGAAACTAGCGGAGAACCAGGGGAGTGCAGCATCCGGTTTCtgttcttcctcttctctccgccGCAGGAGCCTGGAGTCTGATAAACCGGCAAACTACACCCCCGACCACCCAGCCAAACACGGGCCACCCACCTCCGTGAAGCCCACCTGCTTCCCTTACAATATCAGCGTGATCCATGGCAGCAAAGAGCACCACAGCCAAACGCTGGCCAACGTGAGCATCGAGGAGCGCCGGGCACAAATGCTGGCTAACCTGATGGGGACAGCGCACCCCTTCGAGCAGGAGGTGTCTTACCAAGCGGCACCGCAAAAGGTGCGGAACATTCCCACCCGCAGCGTGTCTTTCAGGGATCCCATGCCGGACAAATCCAGGATCGAGGCCCTGTCGAAGCTGGGCCTGACGAGGAACCGCGCCATGTCCGGCGGCACGTCTCTCCTCATCAGCCCCGGCGGGGCCACCACACCCCCCGCTACCGATATGGAAACCGGCACTAAACCCGCCAAGACCGAGGTTCTTGATCCAAACCCTGACAGGAAACCAGAGACGGTACAAATACACCTTGCCAACTCTCCTGGAGATAAACCAAACCAGGCCAACCCCTCGCTTCAGGGAACAGCTATGCATGGCAGCTACCATCCACCTCCATTCGAAGGCAAGCAACCCGTTGCTCCTCCACCTGAGGTTGGCTCTTTGGACTTCAACAGCTATGGAGGGAAAACCCTTGTGGTCAACGCCTCCGCTTCCTCCAAGAGTGAGCCTTTGGCCTCTGGAAGCAGCCACAGCAGaaacaacaaccccccctccccgctgTCCAGCCCCATTGACTACAATAGCTACGGAGGTAAGACCAAAGTCATCACCTCTGCCCACGCACCAGCGTCTAGGTGTGACCTCCCAGACATCCTCAGCTCTCACATtgacaagagtagaagtttccCACCTCTGGCCAAACCGGACACAGCAGTGCCCTTCGAGCTCAACAGCTACAGGGGGAAAACCCAGACCATAACTCCCTCCGCCAGCTCGGCCCCAGCTTTGAACAGCCCGGCGAAGACGCCCAAAGCCCCCGTGCCTATCCCTGCTCCCAAACCCGCACGCCAGCACGCTTCCTTCAGCTATCCcaaagcagcagcagcggcgcagCTACCATCCCCAGAGCCCAGGCGGAGGTCCACCTCCAAACCCTCCCTGTTCCGGTCCCAGGGGGTCACGGTGCAGTTTTCGGGCAAAGGGGCAACGGACGAGTCACGCCGGGAAGCGCTGAGGAAGCTGGGGCTACTGAAAGACACCTGTTGA